A genomic region of Gossypium hirsutum isolate 1008001.06 chromosome D01, Gossypium_hirsutum_v2.1, whole genome shotgun sequence contains the following coding sequences:
- the LOC107921072 gene encoding uncharacterized protein — protein MAPPIIRSLIAFSLNKSCRSQKPISGYSISSIFFSSSPTQESRASLPLADHLVEKHSFSPELAVKTASSLTYVKDPRKCDTIISFLKESGFSKSHIEAVVKRKPNLLYSSLEKTIKPKFKIFQDLGFSTHDVADIVASDPWILTRSVDDRIAPSISDLKTVLGSNDDVVKLLKTSAWFLKSDLQKTMMPNIEFLRNCGICSSQIVSYVFSFPRFFLLKPESIKQFVERADALGFDRKSNMFLAAIRMLSSMSEENWELKLKLFRKLGFSEDDIMSTFRRTPQVFAVSERKIKQVTDFLLNRTNVGISFIISHPMVLICSLERRLKPRLLVIETLESKNSLRRKVSMTTIYKMPDKKFREKYVVPYLKELEEVSMSIVGT, from the coding sequence atGGCACCGCCTATAATCAGATCTCTAATCGCATTCTCTCTGAATAAATCATGCCGTTCTCAGAAACCCATTTCTGGTTACTCCATCTCTTCTATTTTCTTCTCATCTTCACCCACCCAGGAATCAAGAGCTTCCCTTCCTTTAGCGGATCACTTGGTTGAGAAACACAGCTTTTCCCCTGAACTTGCCGTCAAGACTGCATCTTCCCTAACCTATGTGAAGGATCCTCGTAAGTGTGATACTATAATTTCCTTCTTGAAAGAAAGCGGTTTCTCTAAATCCCATATTGAAGCAGTGGTCAAAAGAAAGCCTAACCTTCTATATTCTAGTCTTGAGAAAACCATTAAACCCAAGTTCAAGATTTTCCAGGATTTAGGATTTTCAACACATGATGTTGCTGATATTGTAGCTAGTGATCCCTGGATTTTGACTAGAAGCGTGGATGATAGGATTGCACCTTCTATTTCCGATTTAAAGACTGTTTTAGGATCGAATGATGATGTTGTTAAGTTATTGAAAACTTCTGCTTGGTTTCTCAAATCTGATTTGCAAAAGACTATGATGCCTAATATAGAGTTCTTGAGAAATTGCGGGATTTGTTCATCGCAAATTGTTTCATATGTGTTCAGCTTTCCTAGATTTTTCTTGCTTAAACCTGAGAGCATTAAGCAGTTTGTTGAAAGGGCGGATGCCTTGGGGTTCGATAGGAAGTCAAATATGTTTCTTGCTGCTATTAGGATGTTGAGTTCAATGAGTGAAGAGAATTGGGAACTCAAATTGAAGCTTTTTAGGAAATTGGGTTTCTCTGAAGATGATATCATGTCTACTTTTAGGAGGACACCACAGGTGTTTGCTGTATCTGAAAGGAAGATTAAGCAAGTCACTGACTTTTTGCTTAATAGAACGAATGTAGGTATTTCATTTATAATAAGCCACCCAATGGTGCTTATTTGCAGCCTTGAGCGTAGGCTGAAGCCTCGGTTACTGGTTATTGAGACTCTGGAAAGTAAGAATTCTCTAAGAAGGAAAGTTAGCATGACTACAATTTATAAGATGCCTGACAAGAAGTTCAGAGAGAAATACGTTGTTCCTTACTTAAAAGAGCTCGAGGAAGTATCCATGTCTATTGTGGGCacttaa
- the LOC107921413 gene encoding uncharacterized protein, with the protein MAIEILAEISSPRISFSDDLDQEDGVDSIEECHHQRLDTSLLNPTSDFDFCFVNNSFVQELPSADELFSNGKIRPIEIKEKAVVANQVRRQLQPGAVVRSSPQQFKTDNPEKKRLKEFLLMSIDEDDKPASSKSFWQFNRSSSLNCESSRSKSLIRSLQFLTRSNSTGSTPIPKETQKQPSLTRRSSVSSSSSGTLYYTYYGNSTQKPALKKSCGAHGNGVRVSPILNLPNPIISNATVSFFGFGSLFCNGKTKTKKR; encoded by the coding sequence ATGGCAATTGAAATTTTGGCAGAGATTTCAAGCCCAAGAATCTCGTTTTCTGACGATCTCGACCAAGAAGATGGGGTAGATTCCATTGAAGAATGTCATCATCAGAGATTAGACACATCACTCTTAAATCCAACATCGGATTTCGATTTCTGTTTTGTTAATAATAGTTTCGTTCAAGAACTCCCTTCAGCTGATGAGCTCTTTTCCAATGGCAAGATTCGACCAATTGAGATAAAGGAAAAAGCTGTGGTTGCGAATCAAGTTCGTCGTCAACTCCAACCTGGTGCTGTTGTTCGTTCTTCACCCCAGCAGTTCAAAACAGATAACCCAGAGAAGAAAAGATTGAAAGAATTTTTATTAATGAGCATTGATGAAGATGATAAGCCTGCCTCATCCAAATCTTTCTGGCAGTTTAACAGAAGCAGTAGTCTCAATTGTGAAAGCAGTCGAAGTAAAAGCCTAATCCGGTCACTTCAATTTCTTACACGCAGTAATTCAACAGGTTCAACTCCAATTCCAAAAGAAACCCAGAAACAGCCATCTTTGACAAGAAGATCATCAGTGTCAAGTTCTTCTTCTGGTACGTTGTATTATACTTATTATGGTAATTCTACACAAAAGCCTGCATTAAAGAAGAGTTGTGGAGCTCATGGGAATGGAGTTCGAGTGAGTCCTATTTTGAATCTTCCAAATCCAATCATTTCTAATGCAACTGTAAGCTTTTTTGGGTTTGGTTCACTCTTCTGTAATGGTAAGACCAAAACGAAGAAAAGATGA